One genomic segment of Clostridium estertheticum subsp. estertheticum includes these proteins:
- a CDS encoding staygreen family protein has translation MNKFNTDMLHVNFGMGTGETKPIIPRKYTLTHSDVTGELFLTIAAKYDYDKITDMRDEVLAEWIIVNSEYALMVNVMVDKEKNPIMSAVRNSIFTKELPLALSAIRYGDREFFRENSSLDKAPIYVKFNSVYPMFNRLELWGTPSDYK, from the coding sequence TTGAACAAATTCAATACGGATATGTTACACGTTAATTTTGGCATGGGAACAGGTGAAACAAAACCAATTATTCCTAGGAAATATACCCTTACTCATTCAGACGTTACCGGAGAATTATTTTTAACTATTGCAGCAAAGTATGATTATGATAAAATCACTGACATGAGGGATGAAGTACTGGCAGAATGGATCATTGTTAATAGCGAATACGCACTGATGGTTAACGTTATGGTAGATAAAGAAAAGAACCCCATAATGTCAGCGGTACGTAATAGCATTTTCACAAAAGAATTACCGCTAGCACTTTCGGCGATTAGATATGGAGATAGAGAATTTTTTAGAGAAAATTCCTCTTTAGATAAAGCACCTATTTATGTGAAATTTAATTCTGTTTATCCTATGTTTAATCGTTTAGAACTATGGGGAACGCCTTCAGATTATAAATAA
- a CDS encoding cation:dicarboxylate symporter family transporter translates to MKKLKLGLGTQILIGLTLGVIVGAVFYGNPAVIPFLQPLGDVFIRLIKMIIVPIIFCALVVGIAGGEDGKQIGRLGLKTLIYFEVVTTVAILIGILAGNVFHPGTGIDMATLVKTNISSYVSTTKSVANHSTVDMLVNIVPTNIVSAMAEGNMLSIIFFSVMFGLGISAVGEKAKPVLRLCQGISEAMFWVTNQVMKVAPIGVFGLMGVTVSKFGLKSLIPLGKLTFTVYGCMIFFVLVILGLIAKMVGINIFSLIKVLKDEIILAYTTASSEAVLPRVMNKMESFGCSKSIVSFVIPTGYSFNLDGSTLYQSIAALFIAQLYGVHLSILAQVNLVVVLAITSKGMAGVAGASLVVLLATLGSVGIPLEGVAFVAGIDRILDMARTVVNVVGNSLAAVVMSKWEGKYDAVKGEKYLEEIKNGVIDSNEAQSL, encoded by the coding sequence ATGAAAAAATTAAAGCTTGGACTAGGTACACAGATTCTTATCGGACTTACACTTGGTGTTATCGTTGGTGCTGTTTTCTATGGTAACCCAGCAGTTATACCATTTCTACAACCTTTAGGCGATGTTTTCATACGTCTAATTAAAATGATTATAGTTCCAATTATATTTTGTGCACTTGTTGTTGGAATTGCAGGTGGAGAAGATGGTAAACAAATTGGTAGATTGGGTTTAAAGACTCTAATTTACTTTGAAGTAGTAACTACAGTTGCCATCTTAATTGGAATATTGGCAGGCAATGTATTCCATCCTGGAACAGGTATAGATATGGCAACACTTGTAAAGACTAACATATCAAGTTATGTTAGTACTACTAAATCCGTTGCAAATCACAGCACGGTAGATATGCTTGTAAATATTGTTCCTACAAACATTGTTAGCGCTATGGCTGAAGGCAATATGCTTTCTATCATATTTTTCTCAGTTATGTTCGGATTAGGAATTTCTGCAGTCGGGGAAAAAGCGAAACCCGTTCTTCGGTTATGTCAAGGGATTTCTGAGGCAATGTTCTGGGTAACTAATCAAGTTATGAAAGTAGCTCCAATTGGAGTATTTGGCTTAATGGGTGTGACCGTTTCTAAATTTGGTCTTAAGTCACTAATTCCTCTTGGTAAGTTAACTTTTACTGTTTATGGATGTATGATATTCTTCGTTTTAGTAATACTGGGATTAATAGCTAAAATGGTTGGAATAAACATTTTTTCACTAATTAAAGTTCTAAAAGATGAAATTATTCTCGCATATACTACAGCAAGTTCTGAAGCGGTATTACCTAGAGTAATGAACAAAATGGAGAGCTTTGGTTGTTCAAAATCTATTGTATCCTTTGTTATTCCAACTGGTTATTCATTTAACTTAGATGGATCAACATTATATCAATCTATTGCAGCACTATTTATTGCTCAATTATATGGAGTTCATCTATCAATATTAGCTCAAGTTAACTTAGTGGTAGTTCTTGCAATTACTTCAAAAGGTATGGCAGGTGTAGCAGGAGCATCTCTAGTTGTATTATTAGCTACTCTTGGATCTGTAGGTATTCCATTAGAAGGAGTAGCATTTGTCGCTGGAATTGACCGTATCCTTGATATGGCAAGAACAGTTGTAAATGTAGTTGGTAACTCATTAGCTGCTGTGGTTATGTCCAAATGGGAAGGCAAATACGATGCAGTTAAAGGTGAGAAATATCTAGAAGAAATTAAGAACGGTGTTATTGATTCTAACGAAGCTCAAAGTTTGTAA
- a CDS encoding L-2-amino-thiazoline-4-carboxylic acid hydrolase, which produces MGKVEIVHCRIEHHAVLVALFAKYTIERFGEKGKEAIYIGIENYGHERGKRMAKRAIENGDPLDFINSQAYSEWAPEKNTMEFAILKTEPELVSAVTKCEWCASWKKYNLLDYGKYYCINIDAAVFNGFNKNFHMKATSNLSFGADHCEFHWENPMNGEDTIKLAQKRTELGSTCTRDFNFHTAHLLYSMSKTLKDKLGKGAILIISQVVEEYILLFGKEYFDVLKNLQIKQEE; this is translated from the coding sequence ATGGGTAAAGTTGAAATAGTTCATTGCAGGATTGAACATCATGCAGTATTAGTTGCACTCTTTGCAAAATATACTATAGAGCGTTTTGGTGAAAAAGGCAAAGAGGCAATCTATATTGGAATTGAAAATTATGGGCATGAACGTGGAAAAAGGATGGCTAAAAGAGCAATTGAAAATGGAGATCCATTAGATTTTATAAATAGTCAAGCTTACAGTGAATGGGCTCCAGAAAAAAATACAATGGAATTTGCAATTCTCAAAACAGAACCTGAACTTGTAAGTGCTGTAACGAAATGTGAATGGTGTGCATCTTGGAAAAAATATAATCTTTTGGATTATGGAAAATATTACTGTATAAATATAGATGCTGCTGTTTTTAATGGTTTCAATAAAAATTTTCATATGAAAGCTACTAGTAATCTAAGCTTTGGAGCAGATCATTGTGAATTTCACTGGGAAAATCCAATGAATGGAGAGGATACGATAAAACTTGCTCAAAAGAGAACTGAACTCGGTAGTACCTGCACTAGAGATTTCAACTTTCACACTGCTCATCTGCTATATTCAATGAGTAAAACATTGAAAGATAAACTCGGCAAAGGTGCTATTCTAATTATTAGTCAAGTAGTAGAAGAATACATATTGCTATTTGGCAAAGAGTATTTTGATGTTTTAAAAAATTTACAAATAAAACAGGAGGAATAA
- the proC gene encoding pyrroline-5-carboxylate reductase yields MLNKKITFIGGGNMAEGIIRGVISNEIFSPKNIAVFDILSERRKYLNVTYGILETEDVTVAVKDANIILIAVLPQNIVSVAQNIKDHISESTIIISICAGIKMEKLENLFESHHKLVRIMPNTMIDVQHGYSAANVNEQVQPEDKKIVETLLSALGQTMFIDENLFNAFTAYSCAGPAYIMYFLAAIIDSGVESGFSRKDAAAIALENLIASALTIQKTGKHPYQITDTMTSPAGTTIAGLHVLSESSFHGTIMSSVKSALERTNELE; encoded by the coding sequence ATGTTAAATAAAAAGATTACATTTATCGGCGGTGGAAATATGGCCGAAGGGATCATCAGAGGAGTTATTTCAAATGAAATATTTTCTCCAAAAAACATTGCAGTTTTTGATATATTAAGTGAAAGAAGAAAATACCTTAATGTTACATATGGTATTTTAGAGACAGAAGATGTCACAGTTGCTGTAAAAGATGCAAATATTATTCTAATTGCAGTACTTCCCCAAAATATCGTAAGTGTTGCACAAAATATTAAAGATCATATATCTGAATCTACTATCATTATTTCTATATGTGCGGGAATCAAAATGGAAAAATTAGAAAATTTATTTGAAAGCCATCACAAACTTGTTCGTATTATGCCAAATACCATGATTGATGTACAACATGGTTATAGTGCAGCAAACGTAAATGAGCAGGTTCAACCTGAAGATAAAAAAATAGTTGAAACACTGTTAAGTGCATTAGGACAGACAATGTTCATAGATGAAAACCTCTTTAATGCATTTACTGCATATAGTTGTGCTGGGCCTGCCTACATAATGTATTTTCTTGCAGCGATTATAGATTCTGGAGTGGAATCTGGTTTTTCCCGTAAGGATGCCGCAGCTATAGCTTTAGAGAATTTAATTGCTTCTGCACTAACCATTCAAAAAACTGGAAAACATCCTTACCAAATTACGGATACAATGACTTCACCAGCAGGTACAACAATTGCAGGACTACATGTGTTAAGTGAATCTAGTTTTCATGGAACAATTATGTCAAGTGTAAAAAGTGCTCTTGAAAGGACAAATGAATTGGAATAA
- a CDS encoding deoxyribodipyrimidine photo-lyase, which translates to MISKDRIKVLNNKKIIDNPYVVYWMQCSQRTEYNHALEYAIIQANELKKPLVVYFGLTDNFPEANERHYYFMLEGLKEVKTELARRNIKMIIRKISPENGALEISSFTALMVVDRGYLRIERKWRTLLAQNAKCSVVQVETNVIVPVEVASIKEEYSAYTLRNKISKRLEKFALPLNERECDEDSTDLELPLDEYNIEDIDKAISQLKIDKTVKRVLYYKGGTSNAKLLLEEFISSKLSHYSELKNEPSKAYSSNLSPYLHFGQISPLYIYIKLMDVSIEDKKSFLEELIIRRELSMNFVFYNDKYDCYESLPSWALNTLEKHLVDAREFIYSLQELEEAQTHDGYWNAAQKEMLITGKMHGYMRMYWGKKVLEWSKTPQEAYNTAIYLNNKYLLDGRDANGFAGIAWCFGKHDRPWGERAIFGLVRFMNDKGLKRKFDMERYLHKIESMAYHSVIISDNEKTEQTSLF; encoded by the coding sequence ATGATTTCAAAAGATAGAATTAAAGTTTTAAACAATAAAAAAATAATTGATAATCCATATGTGGTTTACTGGATGCAATGCTCTCAAAGAACAGAATATAATCATGCCCTAGAGTATGCTATAATTCAGGCCAATGAGCTTAAGAAGCCATTGGTTGTGTATTTTGGATTAACTGATAATTTTCCAGAGGCAAATGAAAGACACTATTATTTTATGCTAGAGGGATTAAAAGAAGTAAAAACAGAATTAGCTAGAAGAAATATTAAAATGATTATTAGAAAAATATCTCCTGAAAATGGAGCTTTAGAAATATCATCTTTTACAGCATTAATGGTAGTAGATAGAGGATATTTAAGGATAGAAAGAAAGTGGAGAACGCTTTTAGCCCAAAATGCGAAATGCTCTGTGGTACAGGTAGAAACTAATGTCATTGTACCCGTGGAAGTAGCTTCTATAAAAGAAGAATATTCTGCATATACTCTTAGAAATAAGATAAGCAAAAGATTAGAGAAGTTTGCATTGCCTCTTAACGAGAGAGAATGTGATGAAGATTCTACTGATTTGGAGCTTCCACTTGATGAATATAATATAGAAGATATTGATAAGGCTATTTCACAACTTAAAATTGATAAGACAGTTAAGAGAGTACTATACTACAAGGGTGGTACTAGTAATGCTAAGCTATTACTAGAAGAATTTATTTCAAGTAAATTATCACATTATAGTGAACTTAAAAATGAACCCTCAAAGGCTTATTCTTCTAATTTGAGTCCATATCTGCATTTTGGTCAGATTTCTCCATTGTACATATATATTAAATTAATGGATGTGTCTATAGAAGATAAAAAATCCTTTTTAGAGGAATTAATAATTAGAAGAGAATTAAGTATGAATTTTGTCTTTTATAATGATAAATATGATTGTTATGAATCACTTCCATCTTGGGCCTTGAATACTCTTGAAAAACATTTGGTAGACGCACGAGAGTTTATTTATTCGCTGCAAGAACTAGAAGAAGCCCAAACCCATGATGGTTATTGGAATGCTGCGCAAAAGGAAATGCTTATTACGGGTAAAATGCATGGCTATATGAGGATGTATTGGGGAAAGAAAGTATTAGAATGGAGTAAAACTCCGCAGGAAGCTTATAATACTGCTATTTATTTAAATAACAAGTACCTATTAGATGGTAGGGACGCAAATGGGTTTGCGGGGATAGCTTGGTGCTTTGGAAAGCATGATAGACCTTGGGGTGAAAGAGCTATCTTTGGATTAGTTAGATTTATGAATGATAAAGGATTAAAAAGGAAATTCGATATGGAAAGATATTTGCATAAGATTGAATCAATGGCTTACCATTCTGTGATTATAAGTGATAATGAGAAAACTGAACAAACATCATTATTTTAA
- the citG gene encoding triphosphoribosyl-dephospho-CoA synthase CitG codes for MENEKIFTINEVSMIISSFAIQAMIYEVSCYPSPGLVSPVSYGAHKDMNFYTFIDSTSTLSKYLPLFVQEGFSNKTYKEIFDGVRLIGVEAEKDMFAKTKGINTHKGMLFLIGIACAATGKAIYEKKGFNNIQDIIKKMTKGLVEKELLVLKDNVELSHGEKLFFKYKTEGVRGEVERGIPTVFNFALDFYKQNCELNANDRLVHTLIGIMQICDDSTIIYRHNPQVLNEVREKAIQIIGTGGMKTEIGRKSIKSLCEEFIEKNISPGGSADLLGVTVFLYLVEQYLDESDI; via the coding sequence ATGGAAAACGAAAAAATATTTACAATAAATGAAGTTTCAATGATAATTAGTAGCTTTGCAATCCAAGCAATGATATATGAAGTATCTTGTTATCCATCACCAGGATTAGTATCACCAGTGTCTTATGGCGCCCATAAAGATATGAATTTTTATACATTTATTGATAGCACATCGACTTTGAGTAAATACCTACCTTTATTTGTTCAAGAAGGGTTTTCAAATAAAACATATAAGGAGATCTTTGATGGAGTTAGACTCATCGGTGTTGAAGCTGAGAAAGATATGTTTGCTAAAACAAAGGGAATCAATACCCACAAAGGTATGCTTTTTTTAATTGGAATAGCTTGCGCCGCTACAGGAAAAGCAATTTATGAAAAAAAAGGATTTAACAATATTCAGGATATTATAAAGAAAATGACTAAGGGGCTAGTGGAGAAGGAACTTTTGGTTTTAAAAGATAATGTAGAATTAAGTCACGGTGAAAAGCTATTTTTTAAGTATAAAACTGAAGGCGTACGAGGCGAAGTGGAAAGAGGTATTCCAACAGTTTTTAATTTTGCTCTTGATTTTTACAAACAGAATTGTGAGCTAAATGCTAATGATAGGTTAGTTCATACACTAATTGGGATAATGCAGATTTGCGATGACTCTACAATTATTTATAGACATAACCCACAGGTTCTAAATGAGGTAAGGGAAAAGGCTATACAAATAATTGGAACTGGAGGTATGAAAACTGAAATTGGCAGAAAATCAATTAAGAGTTTATGTGAAGAGTTTATAGAGAAAAATATAAGCCCTGGCGGAAGTGCTGATTTGCTTGGAGTAACGGTATTTTTATATCTTGTAGAACAATACTTAGATGAAAGTGATATTTAG
- a CDS encoding GntR family transcriptional regulator: MNPLFEKIEITDLRPIRDIVFEKLRMAIIGGDIEQGERLVETYIAENMGVSRTPVREALRKLEVEGLAENIPRKGTIVKGISKKDVIEIYEMREVLEGLVFRLACINLSTLQITVLKEVISKMEECIIKEDMPGYWSLHKEFHETILFSCGNSRLIIQMKQIYEYLIRLRNFTLVMNKRVKNALIEHKKIIEAFEKKDEFYAEKIGREHTVNAKEFLANKIHLF, translated from the coding sequence ATGAACCCATTATTTGAGAAAATTGAAATTACAGATTTAAGACCTATTAGAGACATAGTTTTTGAAAAACTTAGAATGGCAATAATTGGTGGAGACATAGAGCAAGGAGAGAGACTAGTTGAAACTTATATAGCAGAAAATATGGGGGTCAGTAGAACACCTGTTAGAGAAGCTTTAAGAAAATTGGAAGTTGAAGGTTTAGCTGAAAACATCCCAAGGAAAGGGACTATTGTTAAAGGTATATCAAAAAAAGATGTTATAGAGATTTATGAAATGAGAGAGGTACTTGAGGGTTTAGTATTTAGACTAGCATGTATTAATTTATCTACATTACAGATTACGGTATTAAAAGAAGTTATATCTAAAATGGAAGAGTGTATCATTAAGGAGGATATGCCAGGGTATTGGAGTTTACATAAAGAATTCCATGAAACTATACTTTTCTCTTGCGGAAATAGTAGACTAATAATTCAAATGAAGCAGATTTATGAATATTTAATAAGGTTAAGAAATTTTACATTAGTTATGAATAAAAGAGTAAAAAATGCATTGATAGAACATAAGAAAATAATAGAGGCCTTTGAAAAAAAAGATGAGTTTTATGCAGAAAAGATAGGCAGAGAGCACACCGTAAATGCAAAGGAGTTTCTTGCAAATAAAATTCATTTGTTTTAG
- a CDS encoding NAD(P)-dependent malic enzyme, producing the protein MNMSIKEAVLTSHKQKRGKLEVIGIMEVNNGKDLAEVYTPGIAGPCMEIAKNKEKVYMYTMKGRTVAVITNGTAVLGLGNIGPEAGLPVVESKSLLLKKFADIDAIPISIDSINPDDIVNTIKNISTGFGGIHLEDIKSPECFYIEDRLKEILDIPVYHDDQHGTAIAVLAGLYNALKIVKKSIDKIKVVINGAGASGIAVAKILNAAGVKNIVLCDIKGALVESDSTLNIEQVKIAKVTNRRFEEGSLEEVIKDKDVFIGLSVANVLNKKMVKTMNKDSVVFALANPMPEILPDEAIAGGAKVVATGRSDFPNQINNVLVFPGIFKGALEVRVRDICDEMKIAAAKGIANLIDDSELNVEYIVPSVFNKGVCDAVAYAVTSVARKLGTARI; encoded by the coding sequence ATGAATATGAGTATAAAAGAAGCAGTATTAACCTCACACAAACAAAAAAGAGGTAAATTAGAAGTTATCGGGATAATGGAAGTAAATAATGGTAAGGATTTAGCTGAAGTATATACGCCAGGTATAGCTGGTCCTTGTATGGAAATAGCTAAGAATAAAGAGAAGGTATATATGTACACAATGAAAGGAAGAACCGTGGCTGTAATTACAAATGGAACAGCTGTTTTGGGATTGGGTAACATTGGACCGGAAGCGGGTCTTCCGGTAGTGGAGAGCAAATCACTATTACTAAAAAAATTTGCGGATATTGATGCAATTCCAATAAGTATAGACTCTATAAATCCAGATGATATAGTGAATACAATAAAAAATATCTCAACTGGTTTTGGAGGCATACATCTTGAAGATATTAAATCTCCTGAGTGTTTCTATATTGAGGATAGATTAAAAGAAATTTTGGACATACCTGTATATCATGATGATCAACATGGCACTGCTATTGCAGTTTTAGCAGGGTTGTATAATGCACTAAAAATAGTTAAAAAGAGTATAGATAAGATAAAGGTCGTTATAAATGGAGCAGGTGCTTCAGGTATTGCAGTAGCTAAGATACTAAACGCTGCAGGAGTAAAAAATATTGTATTGTGTGATATAAAGGGTGCTCTTGTTGAGAGTGATTCCACATTAAATATAGAACAAGTGAAAATAGCAAAAGTTACAAATAGAAGGTTTGAAGAAGGTAGCTTAGAAGAAGTAATCAAAGACAAGGATGTTTTTATTGGTCTCTCAGTGGCAAATGTATTAAATAAAAAAATGGTAAAAACAATGAATAAAGATAGTGTGGTTTTTGCACTTGCTAACCCTATGCCAGAAATATTGCCAGATGAGGCAATAGCCGGTGGAGCTAAAGTTGTTGCTACTGGAAGATCAGATTTTCCAAACCAAATAAATAACGTATTGGTTTTTCCAGGTATATTTAAGGGAGCTCTGGAAGTTAGAGTTAGGGATATATGTGATGAAATGAAAATCGCTGCGGCAAAGGGAATTGCAAATTTAATTGACGATAGTGAACTAAATGTAGAATATATAGTACCAAGTGTTTTTAATAAAGGGGTTTGTGATGCAGTAGCATATGCGGTTACAAGTGTAGCCCGAAAACTCGGTACAGCTAGAATATAG
- the citC gene encoding [citrate (pro-3S)-lyase] ligase — translation MGYLNLDEIIIEDNHSSKLYDIKKLLLKQGLKFEENVEYTVALYDDDKIIATGSSEGKILKCIAVDDNYKQMGISNTIISDLISEQYRRGNNHLFVYTKPKNYKVFQKLGFYMIAEVPNRVILLENDPCGIKKYINNLKKEKISGDVISSVVVNCNPFTLGHKYLIEKASRESDVVHVFIVSEDKSVFPSDIRYKLVKEGLSHLKNVILHKSQNYIISNATFPSYFMKKQNEAVKTHCLLDILIFMKYIVPALGINKRYVGEESLCPVTKIYNDTMKEMLPKGNVEVIEIPRIQIGGNITSASTVRKLIKENKFLEVRKLVPDTTYNFLMSREGMSIIKKI, via the coding sequence ATGGGGTATTTAAACTTAGACGAGATTATTATTGAAGATAATCATTCTAGTAAGCTATATGATATAAAAAAATTATTATTGAAACAAGGACTTAAATTTGAAGAAAATGTAGAGTATACAGTTGCATTGTATGATGACGATAAAATAATTGCAACTGGGTCATCTGAAGGTAAAATTCTAAAATGTATAGCGGTAGATGATAATTATAAGCAAATGGGTATATCTAATACAATAATATCCGATTTAATTAGTGAACAATATAGAAGAGGGAATAATCATTTATTTGTTTATACAAAACCTAAAAATTATAAAGTTTTTCAGAAGTTAGGTTTTTATATGATTGCTGAAGTTCCTAATAGAGTAATTTTACTTGAAAATGATCCTTGTGGAATAAAAAAATATATAAACAATTTAAAGAAAGAAAAAATTAGTGGTGATGTAATTTCAAGTGTTGTTGTAAACTGTAATCCATTTACATTAGGGCATAAGTACTTGATCGAAAAAGCTTCAAGAGAGAGTGATGTAGTTCATGTTTTTATTGTATCAGAGGATAAGTCAGTTTTTCCATCTGATATAAGATATAAGTTAGTTAAAGAAGGTCTAAGTCATTTAAAGAATGTAATCCTTCACAAAAGTCAAAATTATATAATTTCAAATGCTACATTTCCATCGTATTTTATGAAAAAACAAAATGAAGCTGTAAAAACACATTGTTTATTAGACATACTGATTTTTATGAAATATATAGTGCCAGCATTAGGAATTAATAAGCGTTATGTTGGTGAAGAATCATTATGTCCAGTTACTAAAATTTATAATGACACTATGAAAGAAATGTTGCCGAAAGGTAATGTTGAGGTTATTGAAATCCCAAGAATTCAAATTGGAGGGAATATAACAAGTGCATCTACTGTTAGAAAATTAATTAAGGAGAATAAATTTTTGGAGGTGAGGAAGTTAGTACCTGATACGACTTATAATTTTTTAATGTCAAGAGAGGGTATGTCAATAATTAAAAAAATATAA
- the citD gene encoding citrate lyase acyl carrier protein produces MKILKTAIAGTLESSDITVVVEPNPDNSVIIELKSSVGKQFGDQIKKVITDTLSSLGIVSALVRVNDQGALDCVIKARVETAVLRAAGKTHFNWGVEK; encoded by the coding sequence ATGAAAATATTAAAAACAGCTATAGCAGGAACTTTAGAATCTAGTGATATTACAGTAGTGGTAGAGCCAAATCCAGATAATTCGGTGATTATAGAATTAAAGAGTTCTGTTGGAAAACAATTTGGAGATCAAATAAAGAAAGTTATAACGGATACATTATCATCTTTAGGAATAGTAAGTGCCTTGGTTCGCGTTAATGACCAAGGAGCATTAGATTGTGTAATAAAGGCGAGAGTAGAGACTGCGGTTCTAAGGGCAGCAGGTAAAACACA